The proteins below come from a single Malus sylvestris chromosome 3, drMalSylv7.2, whole genome shotgun sequence genomic window:
- the LOC126617447 gene encoding L-type lectin-domain containing receptor kinase IX.1-like, whose amino-acid sequence MVVVLLLKLLLFQLLPCAAPLSFNFSSFPKVPHHLSLEGDASVDGTFLRLTNSAADIQRNRSVGRATCSQPFLLRENATGKLADFTTNFTFAIDSLGNTRYGDGLAFFLAPNGSSLNTTVGLGGYLGLPVIELPNNESTNLYPFVAVEFDIYKNNRISIKDPDGGHVGIDMNSLKSKVPKPWNGSITTGGENTARIRYDSGSKNLSVVYTSFENASLVWRNISYIVDLNEYLQGYVVVGFTAATGTLTALHKINSWNFSSTELRDENEFNNSAPVNGVNVGLLVGLVVGGCVVLAGGLVLVWCICWRKGKTGGSSDDEDPTVNDAIDEEFEKGTGPKKFSYKKLARSTGNFDEGEKLGEGGFGGVYRGFIKDLDSYVAVKRVSSRSRQGMKEYAAEVRIISRLRHRNLVQLIGWCHEKGELLLVYEFMSNGSLDSHLFKPKTLLHWEARYRIAQGLASGLFYLHEEWEQCVLHRDIKSSNIMLDSNFNAKLGDFGLARLVDHGKQSQTTVLAGTMGYMAPECVTTGKASKETDVYSFGVVALEIACGRKPIDPKFGRTQINMVEWVWELYGEGKIIEAADPKLCGEFDAKQMECLLIVGLWCAHPDYTMRPSIQQTIQVLNFEVPLPILPSKMPVASYLSLPV is encoded by the coding sequence ATGGTGGTTGTCCTTCTTCTCAAACTTCTCTTGTTTCAGCTACTTCCTTGTGCAGCTCCATTATCCTtcaacttctcctccttccCAAAAGTCCCCCACCATTTATCTCTCGAGGGAGATGCTTCCGTCGACGGCACGTTCCTCCGCCTGACTAATAGCGCTGCCGACATCCAACGGAACCGAAGTGTCGGCCGAGCCACCTGTTCTCAACCCTTCCTCCTCCGCGAGAACGCCACCGGAAAACTCGCTGATTTCACCACAAACTTCACATTCGCCATCGACTCCTTAGGCAATACGCGCTACGGCGACGGACTCGCCTTCTTTTTGGCGCCAAACGGGTCCTCACTCAACACCACAGTAGGCCTAGGCGGCTATCTAGGCCTCCCCGTCATAGAGCTGCCAAATAATGAATCGACGAATCTGTACCCCTTTGTGGCAGTGGAGTTTGATATCTACAAGAATAACCGAATTTCCATCAAAGATCCTGACGGCGGTCATGTTGGTATTGACATGAACTCTCTCAAGTCTAAAGTTCCAAAGCCTTGGAATGGATCCATTACAACCGGAGGGGAAAATACTGCTCGGATTCGCTACGATTCTGGATCCAAAAATCTTAGTGTTGTTTACACTAGTTTTGAGAATGCTTCCCTAGTGTGGAGGAATATTAGTTACATTGTAGACCTGAATGAGTACTTGCAGGGTTATGTTGTTGTTGGGTTCACTGCCGCGACAGGGACTCTTACAGCTCTACATAAAATCAACTCATGGAATTTTAGTTCTACAGAACTGCGCGATGAGAACGAGTTTAACAACTCGGCGCCAGTAAACGGGGTCAATGTCGGACTGCTTGTTGGGTTGGTTGTTGGTGGGTGTGTGGTTTTGGCTGGTgggttggttttggtttggtgcATTTGTTGGAGGAAGGGAAAAACAGGGGGAAGTAGTGATGATGAGGATCCTACGGTGAACGACGCAATCGATGAGGAATTCGAGAAGGGGACGGGCCCGAAGAAGTTTTCGTACAAGAAATTGGCTCGATCCACGGGTAATTTCGATGAGGGAGAAAAGCTTGGAGAAGGAGGATTTGGTGGGGTTTATAGAGGGTTCATAAAAGACTTGGACTCGTATGTTGCTGTTAAGAGGGTGTCAAGTCGGTCTAGACAGGGGATGAAGGAGTACGCGGCGGAAGTAAGGATCATCAGTCGACTTAGGCATCGGAATCTGGTGCAACTAATCGGTTGGTGCCATGAAAAAGGAGAGCTCCTGCTTGTTTACGAGTTCATGTCCAACGGAAGCTTAGATTCCCATTTGTTCAAACCGAAAACCTTGTTACATTGGGAGGCAAGATACAGAATTGCTCAAGGCTTGGCATCCGGGTTGTTCTATCTACACGAAGAATGGGAACAATGTGTGCTGCACAGGGATATTAAATCGAGCAATATTATGCTCGATTCAAATTTCAACGCCAAACTTGGGGATTTCGGATTAGCTCGACTTGTGGATCATGGAAAACAATCGCAAACCACGGTTCTGGCTGGAACCATGGGATACATGGCTCCGGAATGCGTTACCACAGGAAAGGCAAGCAAGGAAACTGATGTCTACAGCTTCGGAGTTGTTGCTTTGGAGATAGCTTGCGGGAGAAAACCCATTGATCCAAAGTTTGGAAGGACTCAAATTAACATGGTGGAGTGGGTTTGGGAGCTTTATGGAGAAGGGAAAATCATTGAAGCAGCTGACCCTAAATTGTGTGGAGAGTTCGATGCGAAACAGATGGAGTGTTTGTTGATTGTTGGGCTGTGGTGTGCTCATCCGGATTACACGATGAGGCCTTCCATACAACAAACAATTCAAGTACTTAACTTTGAAGTTCCGTTGCCCATTCTCCCATCAAAGATGCCGGTGGCCAGCTACTTATCTCTTCCggtatga
- the LOC126617152 gene encoding L-type lectin-domain containing receptor kinase IX.1-like translates to MVSHSAELRGENEFNNSAPVVPVPEPNPIVVPEPRNGVNVGLVAGKGKTGGSSDDEDSMVNDSIDEEFEKGMGLKKFSYKTLAQSTGDEGVRGRSKDHQSTQASESGATHRQDTELLKAWHPGCSIYTKNGFYLHEEWEQCVLHRDIKSSNIMLDSNFNTKLGDLGLARLVDHGKQSQTTVLAGTMGYMAPECVTTGKASKQTDVYSFGVVALEIACGRKPIDPKFGRTQINMVEWVWELYGEGKIIEAADPKLCGEFDVKQMECLLIVGLWCAHPDYMMRPSIQQTIQVLNFKVPFPILPSKMSVASYLSLPVSFSTSSSYNTDLERR, encoded by the exons ATGGTGTCCCA CTCTGCAGAACTGCGCGGTGAGAATGAGTTTAACAACTCAGCGCCAGTGGTTCCCGTGCCAGAGCCGAACCCCATTGTTGTGCCCGAGCCAAGAAATGGGGTCAACGTCGGACTGGTTGCTGG GAAGGGCAAAACAGGGGGAAGTAGTGATGATGAGGATTCTATGGTGAATGACTCGATCGATGAGGAATTCGAGAAGGGGATGGGCCTGAAGAAGTTTTCGTACAAAACATTGGCTCAATCCACGG GGGATGAAGGAGTACGCGGCAGAAGTAAGGATCATCAGTCGACTCAGGCATCGGAATCTGGTGCAACTCATCG GCAAGATACAGAATTGCTCAAGGCTTGGCATCCGGGTTGTTCTATCTACACGAAGAATGGGTTCTATCTACACGAAGAATGGGAACAATGTGTGCTGCACAGGGATATTAAATCGAGCAATATTATGCTGGAttcaaatttcaacaccaaacttGGGGATTTAGGATTAGCTCGACTTGTGGATCATGGCAAACAATCGCAAACAACAGTTCTAGCTGGAACCATGGGATACATGGCTCCAGAATGCGTTACCACAGGAAAGGCAAGCAAACAAACAGATGTCTACAGCTTCGGAGTTGTTGCTTTGGAGATAGCTTGCGGGAGAAAACCCATTGATCCAAAGTTTGGAAGGACTCAAATTAACATGGTGGAGTGGGTTTGGGAGCTTTATGGAGAAGGGAAAATCATTGAAGCAGCTGACCCTAAATTGTGTGGAGAGTTCGATGTGAAACAGATGGAGTGTTTGTTGATTGTTGGGCTATGGTGTGCTCATCCGGATTACATGATGAGGCCTTCGATACAACAAACAATTCAAGtacttaacttcaaagttccgtTCCCCATTCTCCCATCAAAGATGTCGGTGGCCAGCTACTTATCTCTTCCGGTATCATTTTCAACCTCGTCGAGTTACAATACTGATTTGGAAAGACGTTAG